The Flammeovirgaceae bacterium genome contains a region encoding:
- the kdsB gene encoding 3-deoxy-manno-octulosonate cytidylyltransferase, translating into MQSIIAIIPARYASSRFPGKPLADIGGKSMIQRVYEQAAKAAHINQVVVATDNLLIYDHVKAFGGAVVMTNEKHASGTDRCYEALTRQPKKFDYVINVQGDEPFIQPEQINLLARALDGKTEIATLAKRITDSEPVFNPNIIKVVFSKEGNALYFSRSPIPHVRNRPEVEWPASGNFFKHIGLYAYRSDVLEKITRLPVSALETAEALEQLRWLENGYSVKVIETQMETMGIDVPEDVEKAHQYLEKP; encoded by the coding sequence ATGCAATCCATCATAGCCATCATCCCGGCCCGTTATGCCTCAAGCCGGTTTCCCGGAAAACCTTTGGCCGACATAGGCGGCAAATCCATGATCCAGCGCGTGTATGAACAGGCAGCTAAAGCTGCGCACATAAACCAGGTGGTGGTGGCCACCGATAACCTGCTTATTTATGATCATGTAAAGGCCTTTGGCGGAGCGGTGGTGATGACCAACGAAAAGCATGCAAGCGGTACCGACCGCTGCTACGAAGCCCTTACCCGGCAGCCGAAAAAGTTCGATTATGTTATCAACGTGCAGGGTGATGAGCCCTTCATACAGCCGGAACAAATTAATTTGCTGGCACGGGCCCTTGACGGGAAAACCGAGATTGCCACATTAGCCAAACGCATTACCGATTCCGAACCGGTATTTAATCCGAACATTATAAAGGTTGTTTTTTCAAAAGAAGGCAATGCGCTTTACTTCAGCCGGTCGCCCATTCCGCATGTGCGCAACAGGCCGGAGGTTGAATGGCCGGCCAGCGGAAATTTCTTTAAACACATTGGCCTGTATGCCTACCGGAGCGATGTACTTGAAAAGATTACGCGCCTTCCGGTATCAGCGCTTGAAACAGCCGAAGCACTGGAACAACTGCGGTGGCTTGAAAACGGCTATAGCGTTAAGGTCATTGAAAC
- a CDS encoding MBL fold metallo-hydrolase → MVVSLGIIDPKTNQRWIIEATPDLPRQLKLLNDLAGVENKAPDGILLTHAHIGHYAGLMYLGREGMNANGVPVYALPRMKDYLQTNGPWSQLVYLKNINLIGIRPEEKIRLSPSVSITPFTVPHRDEFSETAGYLVEGSSKKLLFIPDIDKWEKWDKNIVDLVKTVDYAFLDATFFDGEEIQTRNISEIPHPFVIESMRLFGALPESERGKIHFIHFNHTNPLLNPAGMALEKVKEQGFAVARFGAVFPL, encoded by the coding sequence ATGGTTGTATCGCTGGGTATTATCGATCCGAAAACCAATCAGCGTTGGATCATTGAAGCCACACCCGATTTACCCCGTCAGCTAAAATTACTGAACGACCTTGCCGGTGTTGAGAACAAGGCGCCCGATGGCATTTTGCTTACGCACGCACACATCGGCCACTATGCCGGCCTGATGTACCTGGGCCGGGAAGGCATGAATGCAAACGGAGTGCCTGTGTACGCCCTTCCGCGCATGAAGGACTACCTGCAAACAAACGGACCGTGGAGCCAGTTGGTTTATCTGAAAAATATTAACCTTATCGGGATCAGGCCGGAAGAAAAAATTCGGTTATCACCTTCCGTTTCAATTACTCCATTTACAGTTCCGCACCGCGATGAGTTTTCTGAAACAGCCGGATACCTTGTTGAAGGTTCTTCCAAAAAGTTGCTGTTCATCCCCGATATTGACAAATGGGAAAAATGGGATAAAAACATTGTTGACCTTGTGAAAACCGTTGATTACGCTTTTCTGGATGCCACTTTTTTCGATGGCGAAGAAATTCAAACCCGCAACATCAGCGAAATACCCCATCCGTTCGTTATTGAAAGCATGAGACTATTTGGTGCATTACCGGAATCGGAACGGGGCAAAATTCATTTTATCCATTTTAATCATACCAATCCGCTGCTTAACCCGGCAGGCATGGCCCTTGAAAAAGTGAAGGAACAGGGTTTTGCAGTGGCCCGGTTTGGCGCGGTATTTCCACTCTGA